A part of Homoserinibacter sp. YIM 151385 genomic DNA contains:
- the dnaA gene encoding chromosomal replication initiator protein DnaA, producing the protein MADEADATRELWDAVTARLGDDTRITPQLHGFINLVEPKGVLAGTLYLEVPNELTRGMLEQRIRIPLLDAISSTGGEFGVQNFAIVVNPEIRTEVLKPVEETAASISYVEDTAPPIQATRGDSRLNPKYNFDNFVIGGSNRFAHAAAVAVAEAPAKSYNPLFIYGDSGLGKTHLLHAIGHYAENLYPGIRVRYVSSEEFTNDFINSIASNRGSVFNTRYREIDILLIDDIQFLQGKDSTQEAFFHTFNTLHDHNKQVVITSDVAPKHLTGFEDRMRSRFEWGLITDVQAPDLETRIAILRKKAQSEKLQVPHDILEFMATKVSSNIRELEGTLIRVTAFANLNRTAVDLQLVQTVLKDLITLDEDNVIAPVDIINHTADYFKLTVDDLYGSSRSQAVATARQIAMYLCRELTSLSLPKIGQLFGNRDHTTVMYANKKISELMKERRSIYNQVTELTSRIKQDQRYR; encoded by the coding sequence ATGGCCGACGAAGCCGACGCGACCCGCGAGCTCTGGGATGCCGTCACCGCCCGGCTGGGCGACGACACCCGCATCACGCCGCAGCTCCACGGCTTCATCAACCTCGTCGAGCCGAAGGGCGTGCTCGCCGGCACCCTCTACCTCGAGGTCCCGAACGAGCTGACCCGCGGGATGCTCGAGCAGCGGATCCGCATCCCACTCCTCGACGCCATCTCGTCGACCGGCGGCGAGTTCGGCGTCCAGAACTTCGCGATCGTCGTGAACCCCGAGATCCGCACGGAGGTCCTCAAGCCCGTCGAGGAGACGGCCGCCTCCATCTCCTACGTCGAGGACACCGCACCGCCCATCCAGGCGACCCGCGGCGACAGCCGGCTCAACCCGAAGTACAACTTCGACAACTTCGTCATCGGCGGCTCGAACCGCTTCGCGCACGCTGCGGCGGTCGCCGTCGCGGAGGCGCCCGCGAAGTCCTACAACCCGCTCTTCATCTACGGCGACTCCGGGCTCGGCAAGACGCACCTCCTCCACGCGATCGGCCACTACGCCGAGAACCTGTATCCGGGGATCCGCGTCCGCTACGTGAGCTCCGAGGAGTTCACGAACGACTTCATCAACTCGATCGCCTCGAACCGCGGCTCGGTCTTCAACACCCGCTATCGCGAGATCGACATCCTCCTCATCGACGACATCCAGTTCCTCCAGGGGAAGGACTCGACGCAGGAGGCGTTCTTCCACACCTTCAACACGCTGCACGACCACAACAAGCAGGTCGTGATCACGAGCGATGTCGCGCCGAAGCACCTCACGGGATTCGAGGACCGGATGCGGTCGCGCTTCGAGTGGGGCCTCATCACCGACGTGCAGGCGCCCGATCTCGAGACGCGCATCGCGATCCTGCGGAAGAAGGCCCAGAGCGAGAAGCTGCAGGTGCCGCACGACATCCTCGAGTTCATGGCGACGAAGGTCTCCTCGAACATCCGCGAGCTCGAGGGCACGCTCATCCGCGTCACCGCCTTCGCGAACCTCAACCGCACGGCGGTCGACCTGCAGCTCGTGCAGACGGTGCTCAAGGACCTCATCACCCTCGACGAGGACAACGTCATCGCGCCGGTCGACATCATCAACCACACCGCGGACTACTTCAAGCTCACGGTCGACGACCTCTACGGCTCGAGCCGGAGCCAGGCGGTCGCCACGGCGCGGCAGATCGCGATGTACCTGTGCCGCGAGCTCACGAGCCTCTCGCTGCCGAAGATCGGGCAGCTCTTCGGCAACCGCGACCACACGACCGTGATGTACGCGAACAAGAAGATCAGCGAGCTCATGAAGGAGCGCCGCTCGATCTACAACCAGGTCACGGAGCTGACGAGCCGCATCAAGCAGGACCAGCGCTACCGCTGA
- the rpmH gene encoding 50S ribosomal protein L34 — MSKRTFQPNNRRRAKVHGFRLRMRTRAGRAILAARRRKGRTELSA, encoded by the coding sequence ATGAGCAAGCGAACCTTCCAGCCGAACAACCGCCGTCGCGCCAAGGTGCACGGCTTCCGTCTGCGCATGCGCACCCGCGCCGGCCGCGCCATCCTGGCCGCCCGTCGTCGCAAGGGCCGCACCGAGCTCTCCGCCTGA
- the rnpA gene encoding ribonuclease P protein component — MVRAQDFRLTVRRGRRSTSPTSVVYRLERGSDEPMRFGFIASRAIGNAVQRNRWRRRLRAIGREMVDAGAVGADVVVRGLPGCADRDFHELREELQTAMRRTSSVRA; from the coding sequence GTGGTCCGCGCGCAGGACTTCCGCCTGACCGTGCGCCGCGGTCGACGGTCGACCTCGCCGACCTCGGTCGTCTATCGCCTCGAGCGCGGCTCGGACGAGCCCATGCGATTCGGCTTCATCGCCTCGCGCGCCATCGGCAACGCCGTCCAGCGGAACCGGTGGCGTCGTCGTCTCCGGGCCATCGGCCGGGAGATGGTGGATGCGGGGGCCGTCGGCGCGGACGTCGTGGTCCGTGGGCTCCCGGGCTGCGCCGATCGCGACTTCCACGAGCTCCGCGAGGAGCTGCAGACGGCGATGCGCCGGACCTCGTCGGTGCGGGCATGA
- the yidD gene encoding membrane protein insertion efficiency factor YidD, whose amino-acid sequence MIRGLGQSILLLPRNVCVVILRVYRAVISPLYGQVCRYYPSCSAYALEAIQRHGVVRGIWLGTKRIARCHPWAAGGVDDVPGHFDPPRHRITRFGFVLAGNGKA is encoded by the coding sequence ATGATCCGCGGGCTCGGGCAGAGCATCCTGCTGCTCCCCCGCAACGTCTGCGTCGTGATCCTCCGCGTCTACCGCGCGGTGATCTCGCCGCTCTACGGCCAGGTGTGCAGGTACTACCCAAGCTGCTCGGCTTATGCTCTCGAAGCGATCCAGCGCCACGGCGTCGTGCGCGGGATCTGGCTCGGGACGAAGCGGATCGCGCGCTGCCACCCCTGGGCCGCGGGCGGCGTCGACGACGTCCCCGGGCACTTCGACCCTCCCCGACACCGCATCACCCGCTTCGGCTTCGTGCTCGCGGGCAATGGAAAGGCCTGA
- the yidC gene encoding membrane protein insertase YidC has translation MDIIGTILWPIKWVIEAILVGFHTLLELLGMDPAAGLTWVLSIVGLVLIVRAALIPIFVRQIKSQRKMLEVAPQLKKIQDKYRGKKDQYSREAMQRETMEMYRKAGTSPFASCLPLLIQMPIFFSLFSVLNEAKPQPDGSFRAGVGLLSQELSEQFGSASLFGIAPLRFSIQSSLEQDPVNWTVIIIAAVMVILMTASQFITQLQIMSKNQSPEMMASPMFRQQRILLYILPLVFAFSGFAFPIGVMFYWLVSNFWTMGQQFLVIRNMPTPGSEAALAREARLAKKNRARMADDAQTLAEEQVAEIEQKKVTTQRQQPVGKNRSKKSGGGAKR, from the coding sequence ATGGACATCATCGGCACCATCCTCTGGCCCATCAAGTGGGTCATCGAGGCGATCCTCGTCGGGTTCCACACCCTGCTCGAGCTCCTCGGCATGGATCCGGCGGCCGGCCTCACCTGGGTGCTCTCGATCGTCGGCCTGGTCCTCATCGTGCGCGCCGCGCTCATCCCCATCTTCGTGCGCCAGATCAAGAGCCAGCGCAAGATGCTCGAGGTCGCGCCCCAGCTCAAGAAGATCCAGGACAAGTACCGCGGCAAGAAGGATCAGTACTCTCGCGAGGCGATGCAGCGAGAGACCATGGAGATGTACCGGAAGGCCGGCACCTCGCCGTTCGCCTCGTGCCTCCCCCTGCTGATCCAGATGCCGATCTTCTTCAGCCTCTTCTCGGTGCTCAACGAGGCGAAGCCGCAGCCCGACGGGAGCTTCCGCGCGGGCGTCGGCCTCCTCTCGCAGGAGCTGTCGGAGCAGTTCGGCAGCGCCTCGCTCTTCGGGATCGCCCCGCTGCGGTTCAGCATCCAGAGCTCGCTCGAGCAGGACCCGGTCAACTGGACCGTCATCATCATCGCCGCCGTCATGGTCATCCTCATGACCGCGTCGCAGTTCATCACGCAGCTGCAGATCATGTCGAAGAACCAGAGCCCCGAGATGATGGCCAGCCCGATGTTCCGGCAGCAGCGCATCCTGCTGTACATCCTCCCCCTCGTCTTCGCCTTCTCCGGCTTCGCCTTCCCCATCGGCGTGATGTTCTACTGGCTCGTCTCGAACTTCTGGACCATGGGCCAGCAGTTCCTCGTGATCCGCAACATGCCGACGCCGGGCAGCGAGGCGGCGCTCGCCCGCGAGGCACGCCTCGCGAAGAAGAACCGCGCCCGCATGGCGGATGACGCGCAGACGCTGGCTGAGGAGCAGGTCGCGGAGATCGAGCAGAAGAAGGTCACGACCCAGCGCCAGCAGCCGGTGGGCAAGAACCGATCGAAGAAGTCCGGCGGCGGCGCCAAGAGATGA
- a CDS encoding Jag family protein: MTDAVKTERASGDEPTEQELVDEGDIAADYIEELLDLADIDGDIDIDARGGRAYLSVTASGESNLSLIAKPETVTALQELTRLAVQSSTGRFSRLILDVGGSRDARASELAALVDHAVERIEAGATTASLPPMSSYERKLVHDIVADRGLTSQSEGEGRDRHTVITRA; encoded by the coding sequence ATGACCGATGCAGTGAAGACCGAGCGCGCGTCCGGTGACGAGCCGACCGAGCAGGAGCTCGTCGACGAGGGCGACATCGCCGCGGACTACATCGAGGAGCTCCTCGACCTCGCGGACATCGACGGCGACATCGACATCGATGCCCGCGGCGGCCGCGCCTACCTCTCGGTGACGGCCTCGGGCGAGTCGAATCTGTCGCTCATCGCCAAGCCGGAGACCGTCACGGCCCTGCAGGAGCTCACCCGCCTCGCCGTGCAGAGCAGCACGGGGCGTTTCTCACGTCTCATCCTCGACGTCGGAGGATCGCGCGACGCCCGCGCGTCGGAGCTCGCCGCGCTCGTCGACCACGCGGTCGAGCGCATCGAGGCGGGCGCCACCACGGCATCCCTGCCCCCGATGTCCTCCTACGAGCGCAAGCTCGTGCACGACATCGTCGCCGATCGCGGTCTCACCTCGCAGTCCGAGGGCGAGGGTCGCGACCGCCACACGGTGATCACGCGCGCCTGA
- the rsmG gene encoding 16S rRNA (guanine(527)-N(7))-methyltransferase RsmG, translated as MSEIRGTDSPTPPSTVPTELELEPAAAESLFGERLPLARAYTWELARRGEELGLVGPLEVPRLWTRHVLNCALVAPLLRGRVADIGSGAGLPGIVLAIARPDLEFVLVEPMERRVDWLRSEQQRLGLENVTVERARAEELGPHRGEFDQVTARAVSALSKLIPITAPLLKPGGELVFMKGARIEEEIEAAQKAIKKARLESVSTVVLGEGVISEVTRVFRATKPASA; from the coding sequence ATGAGCGAGATCCGCGGGACCGACTCCCCCACTCCCCCGTCGACGGTGCCGACCGAGCTCGAGCTCGAGCCCGCGGCCGCCGAGTCGCTGTTCGGCGAGCGGCTGCCGCTCGCCCGCGCCTACACCTGGGAGCTCGCGCGCCGCGGCGAGGAGCTGGGACTCGTGGGGCCGCTCGAGGTCCCGCGCCTGTGGACGCGGCACGTGCTCAACTGCGCGCTCGTCGCGCCGCTGCTGCGCGGGCGGGTCGCCGACATTGGGAGCGGGGCGGGCCTTCCCGGGATCGTCCTCGCGATCGCGCGCCCCGATCTGGAGTTCGTGCTCGTCGAGCCGATGGAGCGCCGCGTCGACTGGCTCCGCTCGGAGCAGCAGCGGCTCGGCCTGGAGAACGTCACGGTGGAGCGCGCTCGCGCCGAGGAGCTCGGCCCGCATCGCGGCGAGTTCGATCAGGTGACGGCGCGGGCGGTCAGCGCCCTCTCGAAGCTCATCCCCATCACCGCTCCCCTGCTCAAGCCCGGTGGCGAGCTCGTGTTCATGAAGGGTGCGCGCATCGAGGAGGAGATCGAGGCGGCGCAGAAGGCGATCAAGAAGGCGCGACTCGAGAGCGTGTCGACCGTCGTGCTCGGCGAGGGCGTGATCTCCGAGGTCACGCGCGTCTTCCGCGCGACGAAGCCGGCGTCCGCCTGA
- a CDS encoding ParA family protein, whose product MSTQQPYDAATPLAREVADLARRRQNLAEQVLPRPERTRILTIANQKGGVGKTTTTVNLAASLARAGARVVVIDLDPQGNASTALGVEHRSETPSVYDVLINDIPIDDVVQKSPEFDTLWCVPATIHLAGAEIELVSLVAREQRLKKSLEEYFTEADDPVDYVFIDCPPSLGLLTINAFVAAREVLIPIQCEYYALEGLSQLLNNIKLIERHLNPELRVSTILLTMYDARTNLANQVVEEVREHFPEQVLDTLIPRSVRISEAPSYQQTVISYDLNSAGSLSYREAAAEIAMRGER is encoded by the coding sequence GTGAGCACCCAGCAGCCCTACGACGCCGCGACACCGCTCGCGCGAGAGGTCGCCGATCTCGCGCGGCGACGGCAGAACCTCGCGGAGCAGGTCCTCCCCCGGCCCGAGCGCACCCGCATCCTCACCATCGCGAACCAGAAGGGCGGTGTCGGGAAGACCACGACGACCGTCAACCTCGCGGCGTCGCTCGCGCGCGCGGGCGCGCGCGTCGTCGTCATCGATCTCGACCCCCAGGGCAACGCGTCGACCGCGCTCGGCGTCGAGCACCGCTCCGAGACGCCGAGTGTCTACGACGTGCTCATCAACGACATCCCCATCGACGACGTCGTGCAGAAGAGCCCCGAGTTCGACACCCTGTGGTGCGTGCCGGCCACGATCCACCTCGCGGGCGCCGAGATCGAGCTCGTCTCGCTCGTCGCACGCGAGCAGCGGCTCAAGAAGTCCCTCGAGGAGTACTTCACCGAGGCCGACGATCCGGTCGACTACGTCTTCATCGACTGCCCGCCTTCCCTCGGCCTCCTCACGATCAACGCCTTCGTCGCCGCGCGCGAGGTCCTCATCCCCATCCAGTGCGAGTACTACGCGCTCGAGGGGCTGAGCCAGCTGCTCAACAACATCAAGCTCATCGAGCGGCACCTCAACCCCGAGCTCCGCGTCTCGACGATCCTGCTCACGATGTACGACGCTCGGACCAATCTCGCGAACCAGGTCGTCGAGGAGGTGCGCGAGCACTTCCCCGAGCAGGTCCTCGACACCCTCATCCCCCGCAGCGTCCGCATCTCCGAGGCGCCCAGCTACCAGCAGACCGTGATCAGCTACGACCTGAACTCGGCCGGCTCCCTCTCCTATCGGGAGGCGGCCGCCGAGATCGCCATGAGAGGAGAGCGCTGA
- a CDS encoding ParB/RepB/Spo0J family partition protein: MAAPKRTGLGRGIGALIPTSDDGSTTQQRPVDVFFPEGGSPRVEEPELVAVPGARLARLDPADIVPNAVQPRTEFREEELNELILSVREFGVLQPIVVRPRAGAAAGEPKYELIMGERRLRATKAAGLDAIPAVIRETADEDMLRDALLENLHRAQLNPLEEASAYQQLLADFGITQEQLGERIGRSRPQITNTLRLLRLPESVQRRVAAGVLSAGHARAVLSAGEPAAMERIAAKIVNEDLSVRAAEALTSEAKKSGAKPKPLAGGRQGQLDEIAGALGDRLDTRVKIQLGRAKGTVTIDFASVGDLNRILGVLGQDGFR, encoded by the coding sequence ATGGCCGCTCCCAAGCGGACGGGACTCGGGCGCGGCATCGGCGCGCTCATCCCGACCTCCGACGACGGATCGACGACGCAGCAGCGGCCGGTCGACGTGTTCTTCCCCGAGGGCGGCTCGCCGCGCGTCGAGGAGCCGGAGCTCGTCGCCGTGCCGGGCGCGCGGCTCGCGCGACTCGACCCCGCCGACATCGTGCCGAACGCGGTGCAGCCGCGCACCGAATTCCGCGAGGAGGAGCTCAACGAGCTGATCCTCTCCGTCCGGGAGTTCGGCGTCCTCCAGCCCATCGTCGTGCGCCCCCGTGCGGGCGCCGCCGCGGGCGAGCCGAAGTACGAGCTCATCATGGGCGAGCGGCGTCTCCGCGCCACGAAGGCGGCCGGGCTGGATGCGATCCCCGCCGTCATCCGGGAGACCGCGGACGAGGACATGCTGCGCGACGCGCTGCTCGAGAACCTCCACCGTGCGCAGCTCAACCCGCTCGAGGAGGCCTCCGCCTACCAGCAGCTCCTCGCCGACTTCGGGATCACGCAGGAGCAGCTCGGGGAGCGCATCGGCCGCTCGCGCCCGCAGATCACGAACACGCTGCGCCTCCTCCGACTCCCCGAGTCGGTGCAGCGGCGGGTCGCGGCGGGTGTCCTCAGCGCCGGCCACGCACGCGCCGTCCTCTCGGCGGGCGAGCCGGCCGCCATGGAGCGCATCGCGGCGAAGATCGTGAACGAGGACCTCTCGGTGCGCGCTGCAGAGGCCCTCACGAGCGAGGCGAAGAAGTCGGGTGCGAAGCCGAAGCCACTGGCGGGAGGGCGTCAGGGTCAGCTCGACGAGATCGCGGGTGCGCTCGGGGACCGACTCGACACGCGGGTGAAGATCCAGCTCGGGCGTGCGAAGGGGACCGTCACGATCGACTTCGCGAGCGTGGGCGACCTCAACCGCATCCTCGGGGTGCTGGGTCAGGACGGCTTCCGGTAG
- a CDS encoding D-alanine--D-alanine ligase family protein — translation MTASSLSRVVVLAGGISHERDVSLRSGRRVADALLEHGVEIELVDPDASLLEQLRANRPDVVWPALHGASGEDGALRGLLEFLGVPFVGSDAAASRLAWDKPTAKTIAERAGVPTPRSITLPRDAFRELGADAVFAAISDELVPPLVVKPARGGSAQGVTIVEDAAGLPRAMVDAYTYGDVALVEQRITGTEIAVGVIDTGDGPVALPAVEIEPLSGVYSFEARYNAGETRFYTPARISEEVAARAAEAALTAHRALGLRHVSRVDLIVDGAGTPWFLEANVLPGLTETSLLPQALEAAGHDLGWVYLKLAESAAKPV, via the coding sequence ATGACCGCATCCTCCCTCTCCCGCGTCGTCGTGCTCGCCGGCGGGATCTCGCACGAGCGCGACGTGTCGCTGCGCTCCGGCCGCCGCGTCGCGGACGCGCTGCTCGAGCACGGCGTCGAGATCGAGCTCGTCGACCCCGATGCGAGCCTCCTCGAGCAGCTCCGCGCGAATCGGCCCGATGTCGTCTGGCCCGCACTGCACGGCGCGAGCGGCGAGGACGGCGCGCTCCGCGGGCTCCTCGAGTTCCTCGGCGTGCCCTTCGTGGGCTCGGATGCCGCCGCGTCGCGTCTCGCCTGGGACAAGCCCACCGCGAAGACGATCGCCGAGCGCGCCGGCGTCCCCACGCCCCGCTCGATCACCCTCCCGCGGGACGCGTTCCGCGAGCTCGGCGCCGATGCGGTGTTCGCGGCGATCTCGGACGAGCTCGTCCCGCCGCTCGTCGTGAAGCCCGCCCGCGGCGGCTCGGCTCAGGGCGTGACGATCGTCGAGGACGCGGCGGGCCTGCCGCGCGCGATGGTCGACGCCTACACCTACGGGGATGTCGCGCTCGTCGAGCAGCGGATCACCGGCACCGAGATCGCGGTCGGCGTGATCGACACGGGTGACGGCCCGGTCGCCCTCCCGGCGGTGGAGATCGAGCCGCTCTCCGGCGTGTACAGCTTCGAGGCTCGTTACAACGCGGGGGAGACCCGCTTCTACACCCCGGCCCGGATCTCCGAGGAGGTCGCGGCGCGCGCCGCCGAGGCCGCGCTCACCGCACACCGCGCACTCGGGCTGCGGCACGTCTCGCGCGTCGACCTCATCGTCGACGGCGCGGGAACGCCGTGGTTCCTCGAGGCGAACGTGCTGCCCGGCCTCACGGAGACCTCGCTGCTCCCCCAGGCGCTCGAGGCCGCGGGACACGACCTCGGCTGGGTCTACCTCAAGCTCGCGGAATCGGCCGCAAAGCCGGTCTGA
- a CDS encoding aminotransferase-like domain-containing protein translates to MTTPASQGTNLDPWFGAYAARTAGLSASEVRALFAVASRPEVVSLAGGMPYVSALPTELLQSAVDRAVREQGPVALQYGSGQGSPALREQILDVMSLEGIRASVDDVVVTTGSQHALELMAKLFLDPGDVVIAEGPSYVTAVTVFKSFQAEVVHVPMDDEGLQPQALQETIDRLKASGRRIKFIYTIPSFHNPMGVTLPWQRRVEILEIARRAEILVVEDNPYGLLYFDQAPPQAMRSVEEDGVVYLGTFSKTFAPGLRVGWAVAPHAIREKLVLANEAAVLSPSSFSQTVISEYLATADWRGQIDTFRGVYRERRDAMLDALGRHLPSLDWTVPSGGFYVWLRLPEHLDSKAMLPRAVKELVAYTPGTAFYADGGGRSAIRLSFCYPTPDFIREGIRRLANVINGELELLGEFAQTGSLPAQTEQTRQNLLPPSIG, encoded by the coding sequence ATGACGACACCGGCATCCCAGGGCACCAACCTCGACCCGTGGTTCGGCGCCTACGCCGCCCGCACGGCCGGCCTCAGCGCCTCCGAGGTCCGAGCCCTGTTCGCCGTGGCCAGCCGCCCCGAGGTCGTCTCCCTCGCGGGCGGGATGCCGTACGTCTCCGCGCTCCCCACCGAGCTCCTGCAGTCGGCGGTGGATCGGGCGGTGCGCGAGCAGGGACCGGTCGCCCTCCAGTACGGCTCGGGCCAGGGCTCGCCGGCACTGCGGGAGCAGATCCTCGACGTCATGTCGCTCGAGGGCATCCGCGCCTCCGTCGACGACGTCGTCGTGACGACCGGCTCGCAGCACGCGCTCGAGCTCATGGCGAAGCTCTTCCTCGACCCGGGTGATGTCGTGATCGCGGAGGGACCGAGCTACGTCACGGCCGTGACCGTCTTCAAGTCCTTCCAGGCGGAGGTCGTGCACGTCCCCATGGACGACGAGGGCCTCCAGCCGCAGGCGCTTCAGGAGACGATCGACCGGCTCAAGGCCTCGGGCCGCCGGATCAAGTTCATCTACACGATCCCGTCCTTCCACAACCCGATGGGCGTGACCCTCCCGTGGCAGCGCCGCGTCGAGATCCTCGAGATCGCCCGCCGTGCCGAGATCCTCGTCGTCGAGGACAACCCCTACGGCCTCCTCTACTTCGATCAGGCGCCGCCGCAGGCGATGCGCTCGGTCGAGGAGGACGGCGTCGTGTATCTCGGGACCTTCTCGAAGACCTTCGCGCCCGGTCTCCGCGTCGGCTGGGCTGTCGCCCCGCACGCCATCCGGGAGAAGCTCGTGCTCGCCAACGAGGCCGCGGTGCTCTCGCCGTCGAGCTTCTCGCAGACCGTCATCTCCGAGTACCTCGCGACCGCCGACTGGCGAGGCCAGATCGACACCTTCCGCGGCGTCTACCGGGAGCGGCGGGATGCCATGCTCGACGCGCTCGGACGCCATCTGCCCTCGCTCGACTGGACGGTGCCGAGCGGCGGCTTCTACGTGTGGCTGCGGCTGCCCGAGCACCTCGACTCGAAGGCGATGCTCCCGCGCGCCGTCAAGGAGCTCGTCGCCTACACGCCGGGCACCGCGTTCTACGCCGACGGGGGCGGGCGCAGCGCGATCCGCCTGTCGTTCTGCTACCCGACCCCCGACTTCATCCGCGAGGGCATCCGCCGGCTCGCGAACGTCATCAACGGCGAGCTCGAGCTCCTCGGCGAGTTCGCCCAGACCGGATCGCTCCCCGCACAGACGGAGCAGACCCGCCAGAACCTGCTGCCCCCGAGCATCGGCTAG
- the trxA gene encoding thioredoxin — protein sequence MSNAKAVTDADFATEVLSSSKPIMVDFWAEWCGPCRAVSPILDKIAEEHADKIDIVKLDVDANPETAMKYGITSIPAMYVFKDGEVVKRMVGAKPKPAIEADLAEFIA from the coding sequence ATGTCCAACGCCAAGGCCGTCACCGACGCCGACTTCGCCACCGAGGTCCTCTCGAGCTCGAAGCCGATCATGGTCGACTTCTGGGCCGAGTGGTGCGGCCCGTGCCGCGCCGTCTCGCCCATCCTCGACAAGATCGCCGAGGAGCACGCCGACAAGATCGACATCGTGAAGCTCGACGTCGACGCGAACCCCGAGACCGCTATGAAGTACGGCATCACCTCGATCCCCGCCATGTACGTCTTCAAGGACGGCGAGGTCGTGAAGCGCATGGTCGGCGCGAAGCCGAAGCCCGCCATCGAGGCGGACCTCGCCGAGTTCATCGCCTGA
- the trxB gene encoding thioredoxin-disulfide reductase, with product MRQLIIIGSGPAGYTAAIYAARANLRPLVIASSVEFGGELMKTTEVENFPGFPEGIMGPELMMKMQEQAERFGAEIVYDDVTDLELAGEVKTVRTALGETYEALTVIYATGSAYRKLGLESENRLSGYGVSWCATCDGAFFKQKHVAVIGGGDSALEEATFLTRFAEKVSLVHRRDELRASAAMQERAFADPKIEFLWNQEVADISGAEKVDGITLTSTLDSGERTSLDLDGVFVAIGADPRTHLVHGQLDLTAEGTIAVEGRSSKTNLPGVFAAGDVIDPTYKQAATAAGSGVVAALDAEHYLAALPKETLAKADGVVPVDEINGRAEGSSPA from the coding sequence ATGCGCCAGCTCATCATCATCGGCTCGGGACCGGCGGGCTACACCGCGGCGATCTACGCCGCTCGTGCGAACCTCCGCCCGCTCGTCATCGCGAGCTCCGTCGAGTTCGGCGGCGAGCTCATGAAGACGACCGAGGTCGAGAACTTCCCCGGGTTCCCCGAGGGCATCATGGGCCCCGAGCTCATGATGAAGATGCAGGAGCAGGCCGAGCGCTTCGGCGCCGAGATCGTCTACGACGACGTCACCGACCTCGAGCTGGCGGGCGAGGTCAAGACCGTGCGCACCGCGCTCGGCGAGACCTACGAGGCGCTGACCGTCATCTACGCGACCGGCTCCGCCTACCGCAAGCTCGGCCTCGAGAGCGAGAACCGCCTCAGCGGCTACGGCGTCTCGTGGTGCGCGACCTGCGACGGCGCCTTCTTCAAGCAGAAGCACGTCGCGGTAATCGGCGGCGGCGACTCCGCGCTCGAGGAGGCCACCTTCCTCACGCGCTTCGCCGAGAAGGTCTCCCTCGTGCACCGCCGCGACGAGCTCCGCGCCTCCGCCGCGATGCAGGAGCGCGCCTTCGCCGACCCGAAGATCGAGTTCCTCTGGAACCAGGAGGTGGCCGACATCTCGGGCGCCGAGAAGGTCGACGGCATCACGCTGACCTCGACGCTCGACTCGGGGGAGCGCACCTCGCTCGACCTCGACGGCGTCTTCGTCGCGATCGGCGCCGACCCGCGCACGCACCTCGTGCACGGGCAGCTCGACCTCACCGCCGAGGGGACGATCGCCGTCGAGGGGCGGAGCTCGAAGACGAACCTCCCCGGCGTCTTCGCCGCGGGCGACGTCATCGACCCGACCTACAAGCAGGCGGCCACGGCCGCCGGATCGGGCGTCGTCGCGGCGCTCGACGCCGAGCACTACCTCGCGGCGCTCCCGAAGGAGACGCTCGCGAAGGCCGACGGCGTCGTCCCGGTCGACGAGATCAACGGCCGCGCCGAGGGCTCGTCGCCCGCCTGA